gattgggatttctggatagacgagctatgggtgttattcgggcgacgttggctcgtaacgtcgcgtttaacatcctctgaaggagaagaccactgctgatttgatgcaagccctgtcggatatgtatgagaagccctctgcgatcaacaaggtctgtttgatgcgacgtctatttaacttgaagatgaaagaaggtgcgtcagttgcagatcatatcaatgaattcaatgtgattgttagtcaattgagttcggttgagattgattttgaagatgaggtatgtgctttgattctattatcctcattgccacgatagttggaatactaccgtttctgctgttagtaattcctccgggtcaacaagtttgacgtttgatggggttcgagatttgattctaagcgaggacattcgtagaagagaatcgGCGACCCGCATCTCTTGctctagtaggtgaaaatagaggaagagcTGTAATACGTGTGGGTAatggtagtactaatatgaacagacgtagtcaatctaggactgctaatgttgtctgttggagctgtggcaagagggggcatcttagaagggattgccttaagctgaagaatgagaagggtaagggaattatggttgattctacatataatgttgcagctgtgcgagataatgctgattatgtcttgtcATCACCgattattcatcgtttgatggatggattatggattctggttgttcttttcatgtcacaccaaatagaaattggtttatcacttatcaatgCACGGGTAGTGataaagtccagttagggaacaacaCTAAGTGcaatgttgtgggtgttggtgatatTAAAATcgagaatgcatgatggtatcgtgaggacattgactggagtgaggcatgttcagaattaaaaagaacttaatttccttgggtgccctagattcagctggttgcggtattcttcaaaaggtggagttcgaagattgttcgaggtgcccctggtgataatgaaaggaatcaagcatgaTGGCtcgtataaacttcaaggtgagacaggtgataaatttatttctttgccgagacgtcggatgcatctCGTTCGAAAGTCTTTTGACTGCTCAAAGAAGACTTGGGTGTTTGTGCCAAAGCACAAGTTTGATCTTGGTGTCGGGATCTTGCAGTCAAAAGCTTTGATCGAGACGTAGAGGCGGTAAGttgatcaagcatgtgcggacCGATAATAGCATGAAGTTTTGCTCAGAGCtgacaaataaattctgcatgaaagatagcatagtgaaacaccgcactagtgctagtaaatcacaacaatttgcagaattgatgagcagaacattactagagatggcccgtaaaattatctctagtgctggtatggCTAGGAGATTCTTAGCTAATGTGCTAAGTACAGTAAGCTActtggtgaatagatccccatcaactgctattgaatggcggactcctaaagaagtgtggtcaggtaacgttgctgGTTATTCTATCATTAGAATGTTACGTTGCCCGTATTATTTTcaagtgagtgatggtaagctcgataggagggcaaggtgcatattTCATgactatgcacaaggtgagcgagGCGATCCGTTGTGGTGTccagatataaattcacctgttaacagcagagaagttacccttgatgagTCTCAAGTACTTCGGCTAGGAGTGATTATAGGTGTTAATACGGATCCGAACGGTGTTcggcttgaggtggagttgcaaccGAAACTCCCGAGGTAGCGAGTACtggtactagcaaagtaatcaaCACGAGATGGTGCTCGTAGCGAGGTGGAGTTTATAGAGCCAACGGTGGctgtaactgctgaaattaacaaggtacgttTTCGATCTCTtgatagatatggatgcaataatggttttgctttatctgcggttAGGGAGGTTGCGtcagaaaatccttgcggagcagttaaaggtgcatgtggagttggtattcgaTGAGATCCTCAAGTTATGGCAAAGTTCAAGCGATGCTTGAACTTGGATAATATCTAcgtggcggttgagcccatcggggctatgggaaagtagcaaagcataatttgaatttttacgaAGCGATTGTAATTTGGctcaaacatcgagccaaggtggagattgttaaatatgactcgagtttgagcgtttgctaAAACGCAAAATTTGGTGGACTCGAAGGAATTACTGAAgaggaaataaagttgaaaaaaaaaaaaaaaaaaaggaatccgGCCGTGGGTATGAGAAACGAATTTACTCGTGGATTCAGTCTGCATGTGAATGAATGGGTGGGCCCAGAGTCAAAGTGTTGACTCTGGGCACACACACACGTTCAGCGAAGCACGGAGCGGAGCGTAGGTGGCCCAAGCTTGGGCGCACGATTTCCTTCTTTGGCACGTCCTGCACACCCACGTATAAAAGTAAATATTATGCAGATTTTCTTCTGGAGAGCTTCTGAAAATTGCCGACCAAAACCCTACGTAGAAGTCACAAAAGGAAGCCGCGAAAGAGGTCTTCTTCTTGGGGTGTTGCTGTTGCACCCGtacgagagaaaaaaaggaggagccgcatatcttcaagctgaagcgcgatcaagaaaaggagttcTTTTTCAGCGTTTGTTTTTGAGCTTGTGTGATAATTTTGTGTCGTGacttgggtttggggttaaattggGGCTAcaggaaacaccgagagagtgtttgagtgacttgagtgtataatctccttgtatcgctcgatctatagtgaaattcgcatCGCTTCTaaagtggacgtaggtctttacgaccgaaccacgtaaatcggtgcccgatttatttttcttcttccgtctatattttgttcgatcgctcgccccatCGCAACAGAGGTCGTggcaagaagaaaagagggaaagtgGAGGTAGTCGATGTGAGGATGCTCCTCATCCAATGTGCACAAGCTGTGGCATCAAATGATCATAGGAGCGCAAATGCTCTGCTGAATGAGATCAGGAAACACGCCTCGCCTTTTGGCAACGGGACCCAGAGACTCGCTCACTACTTCGCTAATGGTCTTGAGGCGCGGTTGGCCGGCACAGGCAGCCAGATATATAGAGGCCTCGCCAATAGGAAAACAACAGCAGCTGATAAGTTGAATGCGTACCACCTGTATCTTGCAGCTTGTCCATTCCAAAGATATTCTACTACCGTCTCAAGGAGGATGGTAATCGATACAGTGGCGGATAAGATGAGGATTCACATCATCGACTTTGGCATTCTTTATGGATTCCGATGGCCCTCTCTGATTCAGCGCCTTTCCCAAAGACCTTGTCCAACTAAGCTCCGGATCACCGGTATAGACCTGCCTCAACCCGGATTCAGGCCCGCACAAAGAATCAAGGAAACGGGTCGGCGCTTGGCAAATTACGCAGAAAGTTTCAACGTGCCGTTTGAGTACAACGCCATTGCGAAGAGGTGGGAGTTCATTGAACTAGAGGAACTCAAGATCGATAGGGACGAGGTGACTATAGTCAACTGCATGTTCAGGTTCGAGAACTTGTTCGATGAGACCATCGCGGAAGAAAGTCCGCGAGACATTGTCCTCAACCTGATAAGAAGAGCCCAGCCGGATCTCTTCATCCACGGTGTTATCAACGGGAACTACAATGCCCCGTTCTTCGTCACTCGGTTTCGGGAGGCTTTgcatcacttttcttctttattcgACATGCTTGACACTATAATACCCTGCGAAAACCAGGAGAGAATGCTGATCGAGAAGGTTACGTTGGAAAGGGAGGCGTTGAATACGATAGCCTGTGAGGGATGGGAGAGAGTGGAGAGACCGGAGTCGTACAAGCAGTGGCAATTACGCAACATGAGGGCCGGGTTTGTGCAGGTGCCCTTAAGCAGGAGGCTAGCGCAGTTCGTATTCAACCAGATGGCTTCGCGCTACCACAAAGATTTCGTCGTAGATGAAGTCGGCAAGTGGCTGTTGATAGGATGGAAGGGACGGTTTCTATACGCCTTTTCTACTTGGAAACCGGCATAGCGAGATCGGTATGTGCGCATGGTTGAAGGAGCAAAAATGAGGCCGTCACTAACAGCGCCTGTCAAAAATCAGACGATGACCGGGGATGTTGGAATCCCTTCATCATTCTCCTCAACATGTTTATACCTGGGTAAAAACCCAGGTATGAGCTTTGCCTATGTTGTGATTGACTTGATTGCACTGACTGAAAGGTTGAATTGATGAAACCGACACCCATCGGTAGTGGCCGGAGGCGACCGGAAGAGGCGGCGACCAAATGGAGCCATGGTGGTTTTAGGCCAATGTCCAAGCCAGCCTTAATTCTTGTAATAGTTTAGCTTAGATTAATATCAGTTAGCCTAATTTAGACATTGGTAGCCTAATTAGCATATGCTTTGTTAAATAAGATCAAATGGACTTAGCCTCACATTCAAACAAACGATTAGAATTGTCTAGCTTAGATTTCACCTTATTCAATTGATTAGAATTAAGCTTGCCTAAGTTCAAATAGCAAGATTACTCATATAGCAAGATTACGAGGGTTCATGTCTCAAGGCTCAATAATAGAGCTTTGTGTAATCTTTACCCACAAGTTGTGGGTTGTTTTCAGTTCTCACACCTAGGTAGATACATTTCAATTACTTGGGTGTTTACTTACTGCACCGTCatttcaatatattgattgccaatttccttttctagaataggataatattatattataattttaagagaaaatttcaaataaggacccaaaataaatttattttctcaaataagaacccaaagtAAACTTTGTGTCATATAAATATCTGAAATAAacccattgtttcaaataagaacccaaagtgaattttatatcaaataaggatccgaaataatcaagttgatCTCTATTGAAAACCTTAGTTCACCAATAGACATTTTCCGGCATttaaaataggggcaattttgttagaaatttgtgattggaaaaaaaagggaaaattctaaattaattaagtttaggttattaatttagatgtttacgttttcttctttcttctcccctgCTGCTCTTCAACCAAATCACTGTCCAATGATTGTCACGACTCGATTTTCATCACTCCTCGTCTTGCTTGACCGACGGAGaatttgggtccttatttgagacaatggatCCACTTTAGGTCTAAATTTGATACAAAGTTcatttcggatccttatttgagaaaattggtcaacttcgggtccttatttggaattttcccgaATTTTAATGAACttcctacaaaaacatttgtatAGTCACTTTGTGACTAATGGGATTATAAATGGTAATCAAGAGTAATCTCTCGCTTAGATAACACACTGTTAAGTTAGGTACCTAAAGGGTTCTAATGAAAACATTAGCATAAGCAAGTCCCAATCCCTAGAATTCTTTAGTTGAGTAAAAATTGAGACCCCTACATCTCGATTGGTTTATAACCAACCCCCGACGATGGCTAGTAGTgactcctaaaaatatttaagtggcattgacacctaaattttactattttagtTAGGATTTAATCGTGTACAAAATTATGAtttagtcactaaaaaaaagaaaaagaaaaaagaagtaaagagtAAATAAATAACTTTCATTAAAATACATCATGtatgttttcattaaaatccGTTACGCGTAGACATTAGGAGTATTGACATAACtatcactaattattaaatctacaatttaaaaaaaaaaatcgaaaaaaaaaaagacaaaaaaagcgAGGCCGGGGTGAGGCTAGGTCGGCCcggccttctttctttttctctttatccaTTTCTATTGGCTTGGGCCTAGCCCAGCCtccttcatttttcctttccttcatcGGCCcaatcttcttctcttcttcccctctctctccctcacgctAGCAAAGTACGATCCAGAGGATACGGGATGGCGAGGGAGCAGGGGAGACGGCGGATCGCACAGCATGATCCAAAGGTCGGATTCAGGCCGGCAAGGCAGCTGGAGGTGGCAGGAGCCATGCGCGCTTGCTGGCCGATCTTAAAAGAGAGATCGAGGAGCAATCCAAGGGGGGTTCTGGTTTTTTCTGCAggttttggccgagagagagcaACAAGAACGTGAGCCCAAGAGAGTAATCAGCCGTCGTCCGGTGGTTCTTCCGTCAGCCGCCGGCCGCCGCAATACCCCCACCGAACCAAACCAGGTAGGTTTTCTCCGGTCATGTATGCTCTGTTTTTGTAGGGCATCGGACTGGAGTTCGTGGCCGACCCGTTCGCACGAGCTTTGGTCCCTCCGGCCCCCGTAGGTCTTTATCCAagtctttttgtgtttttggttgttttccGAGAATCTCGATCCCATTTCGAGTCCCGGTTAAGTAGGAAATCTAAACATTTAGTAATGCTCGCGGACTGTTTGTATAAATGCCTGAGTGAAGCCCGCATAACTATTTCTGAACCTTTGTTCATTATAGGCGTCCTTCGTTGCTAGATGTGTTCTTTTGTTGTTCTACACGCTTTTTTTTCGTCCATTTTGAGTTTACATTGTCGTGGTTAGGGCTTATGGCCATATGTTGTGATTTGGGCTTATTTTTGTGCAAGTTGTGTCCCGTCTTCCTCCCTGTCCGTATAGGTGAGAGAGTGGGTGTCGGCTTGGCAGTGGCCCGAGTGCAGGTGGTGTCGATGCCGGTGACGAAGGGTAGTGAGGCTCGTTTAAAATGGCGTTGGTTTGGTCGATGAGTTTCGGTGAAAAAGAGTGTAGGAGATAAGGTGGCTTCGGCGTGCAGAGAGAAcgcatgaagaagaagaacaccaaaagagaagagaaaagtgaaaggaaaagaaaagaaaaagaaataaaaaaagagaaaagggaagaaaggacGGCGAATGGGGACGTTACGTGAAGAAGTAGGGGGTGCAATGAATAggaaaaaatagggaaaagacaaaaagagaaaaagaaagaaataaaaacaaaatttttttgtttttatccgATTGGGTCGGGTAGCAAGTCAGATTGGATTTATCCGGTCCAAACCCGCTTCCTcgaatataatatttaataaaatatttaaaatttcaaaaaaattcaaacattagaataaaaattcaaaaaaattcgaaaattcaacaacttttaaagaaaattagaaaaaaaaaagaaaaaaattcaaaaaatttcagaaaatattgaaaattcgagttttaaaaaaaatattaattaaaaaaaaagaaaattaaggaaaattcaaaaaatttcagaaaattccaaaattcagaaaactctAAACATTTCCGTAGTAATTAGAAAGGcacaaaaaaaaactcaaaaatatttttaaaaacccaaaatgttttggaaattttgaaaattcaatttttccaaaaaatacaaaaacttctaaaatattaaaaaaaatcttcaaaaagttaaaattaatccattggTAATCGCTGCAGACCAGACTtcgaaaataaaacaataactTTGTTCATGTGCTTTTCTTTCCAAAGTATGTATGTACGAATCAACACACATAATATTTTAGTGCGACAgattttattacattttaaattttccacgCTTGACAGGGTCGTCAGCATGTGAAGAAAATTTATggtctttaaataattttcggTGGGTAGTGGCAGTAATTGCTGCCGTTCTTCAGGCGCACGAAGACTGGGCTTGGCTTCTGCTGCCTCATATTTCTCTCTTCAGAACCGGGATATCCTTCAGGTATGCTTTCGATCTTCCTGTCAAAACTAGATGCAAACAAAATTATTAGCAGAGATTAGGTGGATTGAAGTCATCTACTATCATAGAGGACATGTGAGTTTGAGAATTTTATGTGAATGCGGTAGAAGGGTATCTGCAGATTATCATTGGTTTGGTTACTTGATCTACTGTCACTGACAACAACGATCGGCATAAAGAAACCGTCACCTTTTCAAACATTACTGGAAAATATCAGAACTTGTGCAGATTGATTCTTTTAGGGTTTGGGTTGGCAATCGGAGTCTGAGGTTACAATAGGATAAGTCAGCTAgccgagatttttttttatttttcagaaggGAGCAACGAAACCTCGAACTTTGGGCTAAGATAACCAATCTATTGCAGCGAAGCTGGTATTTTCATGCTCTATTACCGTCAGAGTGAGTGAGAAAGCAACGATGGATCCACTGATGGGAGCCTTGTATCCTTCTGATGGGTTCCAATCGGACGATCAGTCAATATCTGCTGTTGTAGATCGTTTAGTTTCTAGACCAACTTTTCAAAGCGCACCCAACAGATGTGGAGACATGCATCATTTGGTTGATGTTGCCCCATTTTCAAATGATTGTCATGATACACTGGATACCAAAGAGACTGAATTCTCTGATGCAGTCTTCGAATACATAAGTCGAATACTCATGGAAGAAGACAGAAGAGAAGACTTGCATGCTTCAAGAGTCTTTGGATCTATTGTCAGCTGAAAAGTCCTTTTATGAGGTCCTCGGCAAAAAGTACCCGCCTTCACCTGAGCCAAGTCGCACCAATTGCATCACCTACAATGACAAAGACTCAAATGACAGTCTCTTAGACGGCACTAGATATACTAGCACTATCGGCAGTAGGAAAACCGGATACTATGCCAATGTTGGTCGGGTTGAAAATCCAGGCAATTATGGTACAATGAGTTTTGAAAGAGATATTAGTCCAGCGGCGTTTCAACCTAATCAAGGGGGTAATGCAGAGAGGCTTGACTTGTGTAGTGAGAGCCGAATAGTACGGCAGTTTAGGATGGGGGTTGAGGAATCCAGCAAGTTTCTTCCTAATCAAGCAACTACCGAACTTTTATATCAGGAACCACACGGAAAGATTGACAAAGTGGACGGCCTCGGTGCattgaagagaaaagagagtctCTATAGGGAGGAAGGAAACATTGAAGAGAGAAGTAGTAAGCAGGCTTTTGTTCATGAAGAATCCGTACTTCGCTCGGATGCTTTTGACGTCATTCTACTTAACATCCAAGGGGAGGGCGTGGCGCATCTTATGAATCTCCGTGCATCGTTGAAGCACAGAGTGAATGAAATCGCACATAAGATCGAAGAGCCCAAAGGTGGCAGAGGTCACggcaagaagaaaagagagaaagtggAGGTAGTCGATGTGAGGACGCTCCTCATCCAATGTGCACAAGCTGTGGCATCAAATGATCATAGGAGCGCAAATGCTCTGCTGAATGAGATCAGGAAACACGCCTCGCCTTTAGGCAATGGGACCCAGAGACTCGCTCACTACTTTGCTAATGGTCTTGAGGCGCGGTTGGCTGGCACAGGCAGCCAGATATATAGAGGCCTCGTCGATAGGAAAACAACAGCAGCTGATAGATATGCTGAATGCTTACCACCTGTATATTGCAGCTTGTCCATTCCAAAGATATTCTAATATCGTCTCAAGCAGGATGGTAATTGATACTGTTGAATtgttgatccaatttctaggAACTTCATGAAAGATTTGAGctagaaaagtcaagaaaaatcctttagaaaatctagcttaGATGGCAAAAGAAAAGTGTCAAATGTAGAAATCTccattttttgcttttccattaTAATTCATATCACTTATATAAATATGTTTTACTTCTTTCATGAACAATGAATACTTTCTACTGAACGTGCTATGAATGGGGTAAGGAACTGGCCTAATGGGAATCAAGGGGTGGGCCAGTAATTAGGAATAGGGAAGTTGTTGGGGCTAATGTGAAGAATAGATAAACAACAATGTAGAATTTCCTAGAAGAAGCCTAAGTGGACAACATTCCACataaatctagaatgttgtattTAGTCTCTATAAATAAGAAAGAGGGGGGAGCGTAGCAAACCAACAAATGTAAGcaagctccttccctttcctttgtACTATAATCAACAATAAAAAAGTTCTTTCTTGTTCCCTTGTACTCTCTTCTAACACTCCCTGTTCCGCAAACACCAAGTGGTGTCAAAGCCACGTCTTTGGATGAAGTTTTGGGCGTTTGTTCTCACCATCCTTAACTAAAAGGCCAGAGCCCAAGCGAGAGTCAAAGCCAGAATCAAAGCTGGAGCCAAAGCCAGAGCCAGAGCCTAcgagagccagagccagagcccGAGCTAACAACTACAACTAAGAACATTttgatggcccaagacttaTGGGACATCATGGAGAAAGGTTGCGGGACTCCGCATGAAGATGCAAGTGTTTCAAAGGATCAActacaaaaggatgcaagggcATTATACTTTATCCAGCAAGCACTCTCAGAAACCatatttccaagaataattgGAGCAAGGACTGCAAAAGGGGCTTGGGAAATACTACAAGAAGAGTTTCAAGTATCGGAAAAGCTACGCACTATTCGGCTTCAAACTctgagaagagattttgagaattctaaaatgaaaaattatgaaaccgtacaagaatattgtggaaaattaaaggaactagttaatcaaatgagagcctatggagatgggataactaatcaaagggttgttgagaaaatattggtattacttaccaaaaaatacaACTCCATAAttacaactatagaaggaactaAGGACTTGACGACCCTATCAATGAGTGAATTAGTTGGCTCTCTAGAAGCACATGAGAAAAGATTAatggcacaagatgaagattcagttGAAAATGCCTTTCAGTCTAAAGTAAATATACGATCTCATCAATCTAAAAATGGTGGAAGGAGCTCatggaaagataaaaaaggaggagaaactaacctttaccaaaaaataaaaaggaggagaaactatacaaaagaaaaattatccaccttgtggtatttgcaagaaaacaaatcatttggagaatgattgttggtttaaaaattaaaaaacaatatcgattttgtaaaagatatggccacGTCGAAAAAGATTGTCGCTCAAAAACAAATAATCGAGCAAACTatgtagaaaaaaagaaagtgaagagaatacaTTCTACGCAGGCCAAGTggcaaatgataataaaaatgaaacatggtGCATTGATAGTGGGTGTAGGAATTACATGACGGGGATGAATCTATATTTACTGATATTGATAAGTCGGTGAAATCCCAAGTAAAGTTGAGCAATGGTGCATTagtagatgtcaaaggaaaaggcaccaTTACCGTAGAAACAAATAAAggcccaaaatatatacataatgtataTCTAGTCCCTCATCTTGCACAAAATCTCTTGAGTGTGGGCCAAATGGTACAAAGTgggtattctctatattttaatagagatgtctgcattatctatgataaatacaaaaatgtcattgcctctgttaagatgaaaaataacaattttcctattcgatggaaatatgtcaaagatatggtCATGAAAGCTCAACTTGATAATTCATGACTATGGCATCaaagatttggccacttcaactTTACTGGGctaaaaattctccatcagaaaaatatgatgagagattTTCTAGCTATTAcagaaatttcagatgtttgTGAAAGCTGTCTTCTTGGAAAACAACAGAGACAATCATTCCTATCTAGAGGTGCATGGAGAGCTAAGAAGCCATTGGAACTTGTCCACACGGACGTGTGTGGTCCGATGAGGACACCTACACCtagtcaaaaaaaatatttcatcatattcattaaCGATTACACAAGAATGACGTGGGTATACTTTCTTCGAGAAAGATTAGaggttttctctatcttcagaaaattcaagagcCACGTCAAGAATCAAAGTGGCCAAAGAATCAAAGTCCTAAGGAGGGATAGAGgcacaaaataaaattcaaaggagtttaataaattatgtgaagatgaaggagtccaTCATCAACTGACTGTTGGCTATGCttcagagcaaaa
Above is a window of Eucalyptus grandis isolate ANBG69807.140 chromosome 9, ASM1654582v1, whole genome shotgun sequence DNA encoding:
- the LOC104427892 gene encoding scarecrow-like protein 9, with translation MDPLMGALYPSDGFPSDDQSISAVVDHCLVSRPTFQSAPDRCGEMHHLVDVAPFSNECRDAPDTKETEFSDAVFEYISRILMEEDKEEKTCTLQDSLDLLSAEKSFYEVLGKKYPPSPEPSRTNCITYNDKDSNDSLLDGTRYTSTIGSRKTGSYANIGRVENPGNYGTMSFERDISPAAFQPNRGGNAERLDLCSESRIVRQFRMGVEESSKFLPNQATTELLYQEPHGKIDKVDRLGALKRKESLYREEGNMEERSSKQAFVHEESVLRSDAFDVILLNSQGEGLAHLMNLRASLKHRENEIAHKIEEPKGGRGRGKKKRGKVEVVDVRMLLIQCAQAVASNDHRSANALLNEIRKHASPFGNGTQRLAHYFANGLEARLAGTGSQIYRGLANRKTTAADKLNAYHLYLAACPFQRYSTTVSRRMVIDTVADKMRIHIIDFGILYGFRWPSLIQRLSQRPCPTKLRITGIDLPQPGFRPAQRIKETGRRLANYAESFNVPFEYNAIAKRWEFIELEELKIDRDEVTIVNCMFRFENLFDETIAEESPRDIVLNLIRRAQPDLFIHGVINGNYNAPFFVTRFREALHHFSSLFDMLDTIIPCENQERMLIEKVTLEREALNTIACEGWERVERPESYKQWQLRNMRAGFVQVPLSRRLAQFVFNQMASRYHKDFVVDEVGKWLLIGWKGRFLYAFSTWKPA